A stretch of Episyrphus balteatus chromosome 2, idEpiBalt1.1, whole genome shotgun sequence DNA encodes these proteins:
- the LOC129910111 gene encoding cytidine deaminase-like: MNNKKFIDCTKQFSELDSAVCELILTAISARKFAYVPYSNFPVGAALRTKCGKVFSGCNVENAAFTPGACAERTAICKAISEGYKEFESCAVVAYQKDTLTPPCGVCRQFLIEFAVEDFPVYVARAEDPPSDVLCTSVYNLLPNGFRCYK, from the exons atgaataacaaaaaattcatagacTGTACAAAGCAATTTAGTGAATTag ATTCAGCTGTTTGTGAATTAATTCTGACCGCTATCTCTGCTAGGAAATTTGCTTACGTGCCGTATAGTAATTTCCCTGTTGGTGCTGCGTTGCGCACAAAATGTGGAAAAGTCTTTAGTGGTTGCAATGTGGAAAATGCCGCTTTTACCCCTGGCGCTTGCGCCGAGAGAACTGCCATTTGTAAGGCAATAAGTGAAGGTTACAAAGAATTCGAATCATGTGCAGTGGTTGCATATCAGAAAGATACTCTGACACCACCGTGTGGTGTTTgccggcaatttttaattgaattcgcCGTCGAAGATTTTCCAGTTTATGTTGCGAGAGCGGAGGATCCTCCAAGTGATGTGTTGTGTACTTCTGTTTACAATTTGCTTCCTAATGGATTTAGATGTtataaatga